Proteins co-encoded in one Setaria viridis chromosome 9, Setaria_viridis_v4.0, whole genome shotgun sequence genomic window:
- the LOC117837359 gene encoding cation/H(+) antiporter 19: MASGGGGEEAASSALCAPMKATSEGAWQGGNPLHFSLPLIILQVCLVLVLTRGLAFALRPLRQPRVIAEIIGGILLGPSALGRSKVFLDHVFPPESLTVLDTLANIGLLFFLFLVGLELDPASLRRTGRRAFAIAVAGISLPFAFGVGSSLALRAAIDPGAPRGPLVVFMGVALSITAFPVLARILAELKLLTTDLGRMAMSAAAVNDITAWILLALAIALSGSGSPFVSIYVLLCGIGFVVAAIFLVRPALVYMARRSPAGEPIKESFVCSTVAIVLAAGFVTDAIGIHALFGAFLIGVLIPKEGAYAGALTEKMEDLVSSLFLPLYFVSSGLKTNVATISGATSWGFLALVITTSCAGKIGGTVVASQLMRVPPREALALGLLMNTKGLVELIVLNIGRDRRVLNEEAFAILVLMALITTFMTTPAVTAVYTPARRAAPYMHRTVERGDADSELRVLACFHASRTIPTLLNLVEASRGTRRSKLTVYAMHLVEHSERSSAISMVQRARRNGLPFSSRRGGGSGCGGEVVVAFEAFQRLSAVTVRPMTAISDLGTIHEDIVASAVNKRAALLVLPFHKTLSHDGAMEPVDRAFHQVNVRVLRSAPCSVAVLVDRVLGGAAQVPAPDVSYAVLVLFFGGPDDREALAYAACMGEHPGIELTVARFSSAAAKPNADDGGAIKDEEALQRYVTGRLKSGNGSVKYEEVTGAERQDVTSAIKTLGRGKNLVVAGRSAPTTTPLVEKSDCPELGPVGSYLATPEFSTTASVLVVQRYNPRSDPTCRRPAGEEDTEDAVAQFPSSSSRPGESESESQHSR; the protein is encoded by the exons atggccagcggcggcggcggggaggaggcagcgTCGTCGGCGCTGTGCGCGCCGATGAAGGCGACGTCGGAGGGGGCGTGGCAGGGGGGCAACCCGCTGCACTTCTCGCTGCCGCTCATCATCCTGCAGGTctgcctcgtcctcgtcctcaccCGCGGTCTCGCCTTCGCGCTGCGCCCGCTCCGCCAGCCCCGCGTCATCGCCGAGATCATC GGCGGCATCCTCCTCGGTCCGTCGGCGCTTGGCCGGAGCAAGGTCTTCCTCGACCACGTCTTCCCGCCGGAGAGCCTCACAGTGCTCGACACGCTCGCCAACATCGGcctgctcttcttcctcttcctcgtcggcCTCGAGCTCGACCCGGCCTCGCTCCGCCGCACGGGCCGCAGGGCGTTCGCCATCGCCGTGGCGGGCATCTCCCTGCCCTTCGCGTTCGGCGTCGGCTCCTCCCTCGCGCTGCGCGCCGCCATTGATcccggcgcgccgcgcggcccGCTCGTCGTCTTCATGGGCGTCGCGCTCTCCATCACCGCGTTCCCGGTGCTCGCCCGCATCCTCGCCGAGCTCAAGCTCCTCACCACCGACCTCGGCCGCATGGccatgtccgccgccgccgtcaacgACATCACCGCGTGGATACTGCTCGCCCTGGCCATCGCGCTCTCCGGCTCCGGGTCGCCGTTCGTGTCCATCTACGTCCTCCTCTGCGGGATCGGCTTCGTCGTCGCCGCCATCTTCCTCGTCCGGCCGGCGCTCGTCTACATGGCGCGCCGGTCCCCGGCCGGCGAGCCCATCAAGGAGTCGTTCGTGTGCTCGACCGTGGCcatcgtcctcgccgccggcttcgTCACGGACGCCATCGGCATCCACGCCCTGTTCGGCGCGTTTCTCATCGGCGTCCTGATCCCCAAGGAAGGAGCCTACGCCGGCGCGCTCACCGAGAAGATGGAGGACCTGGTGTCGTCGCTGTTCCTGCCCCTGTACTTCGTGTCGAGCGGGCTCAAGACCAACGTCGCCACCATCTCGGGTGCCACGTCGTGGGGCTTCCTCGCGCTCGTGATCACGACGTCCTGCGCCGGCAAGATCGGCGGCACGGTGGTGGCGTCGCAGCTCATGCGCGTGCCGCCGCGCGAGGCGCTCGCGCTCGGGCTGCTGATGAACACCAAGGGGCTCGTGGAGCTCATCGTCCTCAACATCGGCCGCGACCGCAGGGTGCTCAACGAGGAGGCGTTCGCCATCCTCGTGCTCATGGCACTCATCACCACCTTCATGACCACGCCAGCGGTCACCGCCGTGTAcacgccggcgcgccgcgccgctccgtACATGCACCGGACCGTGGAGCGCGGCGATGCCGACAGTGAGCTGCGGGTGCTGGCGTGCTTCCACGCCAGCCGCACCATCCCGACGCTGCTCAACCTTGTCGAGGCCTCGCGCGGCACGAGGCGGAGCAAGCTCACCGTGTACGCCATGCACCTCGTGGAGCACTCGGAGCGTTCGTCGGCCATCTCCATGGTGCAGCGCGCGCGCCGCAACGGGCTGCCGTTCTcgagccggcgcggcggcggcagcggctgcggcggggaggtggtggtggcgttcGAGGCGTTCCAGCGCCTGAGCGCCGTGACGGTGAGGCCGATGACGGCCATCTCCGACCTCGGCACCATCCACGAGGACATCGTGGCGTCGGCGGTAAACAAGCGCGCCGCGCTCCTGGTGCTGCCGTTCCACAAGACGCTCTCCCACGACGGCGCCATGGAGCCCGTGGACCGCGCGTTCCACCAGGTGAACGTGCGCGTGCTCCGGAGCGCGCCCTGCTCGGTCGCCGTCCTCGTGGACCgcgtcctcggcggcgcggcgcaggtgCCGGCGCCCGACGTCTCCTATGCCGTCCTCGTCCTCTTCTTCGGCGGGCCCGACGACCGCGAGGCGCTCGCCTACGCCGCCTGCATGGGCGAGCACCCCGGCATCGAGCTTACCGTCGCCCGCTTCTCATCCGCCGCTGCCAAACCCAACGCCGACGACGGTGGCGCCATCAAGGACGAGGAAGCCCTGCAAAGATACGTCACCGGGAGGCTAAAGTCCGGGAACGGGTCGGTCAAGTACGAGGAGGTGACGGGGGCGGAACGGCAGGACGTGACGTCCGCCATCAAGACGCTCGGGAGAGGCAAGAACCTGGTCGTGGCGGGGCggtcggcgccgacgacgacgccgctgGTGGAGAAGAGCGACTGCCCGGAGCTGGGCCCCGTGGGGAGCTACCTGGCGACGCCGGAGTTCTCGACGACGGCGTCGGTGCTGGTCGTGCAGCGGTACAACCCGCGGAGCGACCCGACGTGCAGAcggccggcgggggaggaggacaCGGAGGACGCCGTCGCGCAGTTCCCGTCTTCGTCGTCTCGGCCGGGTGAGTCAGAGTCCGAGTCGCAGCACAGCAGGTGA